The segment ATTTTGTCGTAAGGAATCAGCAAATGTTCATCCCGATATTCCAGGGAGTCAGGATCAACTCGTGCGATGACTATCGCATCTTTTTCGCCGCCAATGAGCCAATCATAGCCAAAAACCTGCAAAATGAGCTGCATATTGGGAATATCCGGATTGTCGATATCGGGCGTCTCTGGTTTGTAAAATTCCAGTCGCGATCGCGAAAGGTCAACGCTCCCGGGCGCATTTATGGTATGGTCGATACCATCTTCCGCCAACACAGCGAATTCACCCGGTGACAAAGGAAAATCTGCTCCGTCGCCAGGCACCTGCCACACATTCTTCGAATAAACAAATTGATCATCCCGTGGATAAGCTTTGCTGACAACAGCGACCAGCAATCCGTCGAGATAAATTATGGAATCCGATTGATTATAAAGCTCAAGATATTTATCGTGAAAATACAGTCCGGCATCAGGAGGACCGCAGGCATAAATTTCGCTGATCACCAGCCCGGCGCCGGTAATAACCAAATCCATCGGCAGAATGAGCGTGGAGTCCACATCAGCGCGAATTGTCATTTTTTTGATGGACACATTTTTCAAAGCGACATTTTCGCTCGCTTCACCGGTTGCTTTTTCCACTTCTTCCGGCGTAAGCTTGCGTTCTGCCGTAACAAAATAGTCGTCAGACAACAATCCCGTAGCATTCACGAGCCCGGTCGAGTCGGAGAAAAAAGTGAATTCTTGCCCCAGAGAATTGGACTGGAGCTTGAGCGATACACCGGGAACGCCGGCTCTACCGTAAATTTTCTCCATGTAGCCGGAGTCATCAAATAAGAGAATCTTAATCGGTGTCTTTCGCTCAATTGCAACAGGCTTTTTCTCCACCTGCAAAATTTTATCACAGCTTCCCATTGAAAACAGAATGAAAATAAAAATTGCTATTTTTTTCATCGTCAAAAAACTCCCAGCGAGGTACTCATTTCGACCCCAAAAAACAGTTCCGGATTGCGCCGTGTGTAGGACGGATAATTTGGATGGGTGCGCTTTAATCTGTAAAAAGGTCTGTAGTTGAAAAAATTATTCACATAAAAAGACACTTCTGCGCCTTTCCAGAGCGATTTGGTTACTTTCAAATTGAACAACCACAAATTGGGTCTGTCTTCTTCCAGCAACTGGTAAGGCTGATAGCTCCTCCTCAACCTGGCGTAGCGGGGATCAGCCTGTTCGGCTTCCGAAATCCAATAAGTGTTGCCATCTTCGGCAAAATAGCCAATTGCCAACGTATCCGTCATTCCATTTCTGCCGTCGATGTTCATCAACTCCTGCTGAATGTGCAGCGTAACCCAGATTCCCAGAGA is part of the Calditrichota bacterium genome and harbors:
- a CDS encoding DUF4876 domain-containing protein; the protein is MKKIAIFIFILFSMGSCDKILQVEKKPVAIERKTPIKILLFDDSGYMEKIYGRAGVPGVSLKLQSNSLGQEFTFFSDSTGLVNATGLLSDDYFVTAERKLTPEEVEKATGEASENVALKNVSIKKMTIRADVDSTLILPMDLVITGAGLVISEIYACGPPDAGLYFHDKYLELYNQSDSIIYLDGLLVAVVSKAYPRDDQFVYSKNVWQVPGDGADFPLSPGEFAVLAEDGIDHTINAPGSVDLSRSRLEFYKPETPDIDNPDIPNMQLILQVFGYDWLIGGEKDAIVIARVDPDSLEYRDEHLLIPYDKIIDGVEYLDDPTRLQDKKLHEKIDAGAAGGIEFYTGKSMERKVLARTDKLILKDDDNSSLDFITIDSPTPGYHHDQ